The nucleotide sequence GCCGAGGCCGAGGCCGCAGCCGCCGCGGAGGCAGAGGCGGCTCGCGTCGCCGCCGAGGCCGCGGCCGCCGCCGAGGCCCAGGCGGCCGCCGCGAAGCCGGCTCCGGCGCGGGCCAGTGCCGCGGCCCAGCCCGCAGCCGCAGCGGCCGGTACCGCGGTGTCCACGATCGCGAAGATCAACAACACCGCCGGCCCGATCAAGCCGCAGGCGCAGGCCGCCGCGAACGCCGTGGTCAGCAACGTGCCCGGCGCCGGCTCGATCACTCTGGGCGGCACCCGGCCCAGCGCCGCCGACCCGCACGGTCACCCGTCGGGGCTGGCGGTGGACTACATGGTCATGTCCGACTCCGCGCTCGGCGACGCGATCGTCGCCTACCACATCGCGAACTGGGCCGAGCTCGGCGTGGACTACATCATCTGGGAGCAGCGGATGCTCTCCTCGCCCGGCGGCTCCTGGAAGCAGATGGAGGACCGGGGCAGCGTGACGGCGAACCACTTCGACCACCCGCACGTCAACTACCGCTAGGCGACCTTGGCGCTGGCCGGGGCGGCCCAGGACGACGACGATGGGGTCGTGTTGCGGTCGGTGCTCCGGGCCGCGCTCATCGGTGTCATCGTCCTGGTCGTGGTGGTCGGCCTGCTCTGGACGTTCCAGCGCCGCCTGATCTACCTGCCCGACGACGGTCCCGTCCCGGCCGCCGCCGACGCCGTCCCCGGTAGTCGGGACGTCGAGCTGACCACCGCCGACGGGCTGGCCCTCGGTGCCTGGTTCGTGCCCGGCCCGACGGCCGACGCCCCCGCGGTGCTGGTGGCCAACGGCAACGGCGGTCACCGCGCTGTCCGGGCACCGCTGGCTCGGGCTCTGTCGGCCGCTGGACTGGCGGTGCTGCTGTTCGACTACCGCGGGTACGGCGGCAACCCGGGCAGCCCGACCGAGGCCGGGCTGGCGCTGGACGTCCGTGCGGCGCGGGACTGGCTGCTGGCCGAGGGCGGGGTCTCTGCGAACCGGCTGCTCTACTACGGGGAGAGCCTGGGCGCCGCCGTCGTCACCGAGCTGGCCGTGGCGCACCCGCCGGCCGGACTGGTCCTGCGCTCGCCGTTCGTCGACCTGGCCGCGGTCGGCCGCGAGCACTATCCGTTCCTGCCGGTCCGGCTGCTGCTGCGCGACCGCTACCCGGTGGCCGAGCAGGTCGCCCGGGTCGAGGTGCCCACCACCGTCGTCCTCGGCACCGCCGACTCGATCGTGCCGCCGGAGCAGAGCAAAGCGGTGGCCGCTGCCGCCGGGCAGCTGCACCGCACGGTCGAGGCACGCGGCGCCGACCACAACGACGCCGTCCTGCTGGACGGCGACCAACTGGTCGCCGCCGTCGTCGAACTCGCCCGGCTGACGACCGGCACCTGACCACCAAAATGGCCATTTTGGTGGTGGGGGGTGGGGGGTCAGGTGCCGCAGAAGGTCTGGTAGGTGGCGCCGAAGTCGGCGGGGGCGGGGGCGGCGTACCGCGCCAGGTCCGGTCGCTCGGTGTACGGGTGGGTCACGGCGTCCAGCAGGGGGCCCAGCGGCGCCAGGTCGCCCGCGGTCGCCGCGCTGAGCGCCTCCTCGACGAGGTGGTTGCGCGGGACGTACACCGGGTTCACCCGGTCCATGCCGTCGGCGTCCGGGGCCAGCGCGCGCCAGCGCTCCGCCCACGCGTCGAAGGTGGCCAGGTCGAGGAACAGGTTGCGCACCGGGTCGACGTCACCGCGGGCGGCGGCGCCGAGCAGGCGGAACGCGGACGTGTGGTCGACGTGGCCGGCCTGCAGCAGCGCGAGGAACTCCTCGACCAGCGGCGCGGCCACCGCGTCCTCCAGGCCGTCGGGGAGGCCCAGCTTGGCCCGCATCCCGGCCGACCAGGCCGCGTCGTACTGCGGCCGGAAGCGCCCCAGCGCCTCGACCGCGAGCTCGATCGCCCGCTCCTGCTCCTCGGCGAACAGCGGCAGCATCGCCTCGGCGAGCCGGGCCAGGTCCCACTCGGCGACGATCGGCTGGTTGCCGTAGGCGTAGCGCCCGCCGGTGTCGATGGAGCTGTAGACCGTGGCCGGGTCGTGGGCCTCCAGGAAGGCGCACGGCCCGTAGTCGATGGTCTCGCCGGAGATGGTCATGTTGTCGGTGTTCATCACCCCGTGCACGAAGCCCACCTGCATCCACCGGGCCACCAGCTCCGCCTGCGCGGTGACCACCGCGGCGAACAGCGCGAGGTACGGGTCCTCGGCCTGCGCGCCCTCGGGGTGGTGCCGGCTGATCGCGTGGTCGGCCAGCCGGCGCAGCAGCTCGGGCTCGCCGCTGACCCGGGCGTACTGGAAGCTGCCCACGCGCAGGTGGCTGCTCGCCACCCGGGCGAGGACGGCGCCGGGCAGCAGGGTCTCCCGGCGCACCGCGCGCCCGGTGGAGACGACGGCGAGCGAACGGGTGGTGGGGATGCCGAGGGCGTGCATCGCCTCGCTGATCACGTACTCGCGCAGCATCGGGCCGACCGCGGCCAGCCCGTCGCCGCCGCGGGCGAACGGCGTGCGCCCGGAGCCCTTGAGGTGCAGGTCGCGCAGCCGGCCGTCGGCGTCGGTCAGCTCACCGAGCAGCAGCGCCCGGCCGTCGCCGAGCCGCGGGACGAAACCGCCGAACTGGTGCCCGGCGTAGCCCTGGGCCACGGGGGTGGCCCCGGCCG is from Modestobacter marinus and encodes:
- a CDS encoding alpha/beta hydrolase yields the protein MLRSVLRAALIGVIVLVVVVGLLWTFQRRLIYLPDDGPVPAAADAVPGSRDVELTTADGLALGAWFVPGPTADAPAVLVANGNGGHRAVRAPLARALSAAGLAVLLFDYRGYGGNPGSPTEAGLALDVRAARDWLLAEGGVSANRLLYYGESLGAAVVTELAVAHPPAGLVLRSPFVDLAAVGREHYPFLPVRLLLRDRYPVAEQVARVEVPTTVVLGTADSIVPPEQSKAVAAAAGQLHRTVEARGADHNDAVLLDGDQLVAAVVELARLTTGT
- a CDS encoding protein adenylyltransferase SelO; its protein translation is MSLAPAPALSLDHRFARELPEMAVAWQADEAPEPQLLALNEPLAAELGLDPAALRTPEGLQLLVGTAVPAGATPVAQGYAGHQFGGFVPRLGDGRALLLGELTDADGRLRDLHLKGSGRTPFARGGDGLAAVGPMLREYVISEAMHALGIPTTRSLAVVSTGRAVRRETLLPGAVLARVASSHLRVGSFQYARVSGEPELLRRLADHAISRHHPEGAQAEDPYLALFAAVVTAQAELVARWMQVGFVHGVMNTDNMTISGETIDYGPCAFLEAHDPATVYSSIDTGGRYAYGNQPIVAEWDLARLAEAMLPLFAEEQERAIELAVEALGRFRPQYDAAWSAGMRAKLGLPDGLEDAVAAPLVEEFLALLQAGHVDHTSAFRLLGAAARGDVDPVRNLFLDLATFDAWAERWRALAPDADGMDRVNPVYVPRNHLVEEALSAATAGDLAPLGPLLDAVTHPYTERPDLARYAAPAPADFGATYQTFCGT